The proteins below are encoded in one region of Sedimentibacter sp. zth1:
- the yhbY gene encoding ribosome assembly RNA-binding protein YhbY, translating to MLTGKQRSYLRSLTNTLEPVLIIGKNGVTENVIKQLDDLLEARELIKIKLLDNSGLSAKEVASEVCDILKSQYVQSIGSKFTIYRESKEPLINIPK from the coding sequence GTGCTTACAGGAAAACAAAGAAGCTATCTAAGATCTTTAACTAATACATTAGAACCAGTTTTAATTATTGGAAAAAACGGTGTTACTGAAAATGTTATTAAACAATTAGATGATTTATTAGAAGCTAGAGAATTAATAAAAATAAAATTATTAGATAATAGTGGATTGAGTGCTAAAGAAGTTGCTAGTGAAGTATGTGATATACTTAAATCACAATACGTACAAAGCATTGGTAGTAAGTTTACTATATACAGAGAATCAAAAGAACCACTAATAAATATTCCAAAATAA